The Takifugu flavidus isolate HTHZ2018 chromosome 17, ASM371156v2, whole genome shotgun sequence genome contains a region encoding:
- the LOC130514308 gene encoding rho GTPase-activating protein 21-like isoform X4, producing the protein MMAGRCSESPLANEESKHRGVAPSPEAKQKDGRDQSETAATASPGPEEEPFSWPGPKTLRLRRTSQGFGFTLRHFIVYPPESAVHNSLKDEENGSRGRPRNRLEPMDTIFVKQVKEGGPAHRAGLCTGDRIVKVNGESIIGKTYSQVIALIQNSDASLELCVMPKDEDILQLFSRDITALAYSQDAYLKGNEAYSGNAQNIPEPPPICYPRIEVKAAGMAQMSESGAVGEMLPASAQGPGRQGGAAEKSYRVEIPVPPSPTASQQTLKSQGAVCVCSENSRTAPVSMDPVERGPRVARAGPSHRTEENRYSPPAASVKSKPFIPSVPGGAQLQHPSSHPTESPVFYPSSSLRTGSIFSDRLSSPVRSSINPASPDAFSNDLNHYSPSPPSTSQHQNIDWKNYTTYKDYIDAKRLHTYGCRTIQERLDSLRAASSSSSAYSQQRTPPPPSSSPRGAPESQVKRRSTSTDRGVETSGRSTARAPLRSASQERLWGGTERTVPVRNWPRSASEDALPFSSPVGFAKPRARSCDYLGKQPGEAGVASGGDRAGFEDRLRLFRGEEARVPRQGATVTALPYLNRNLPGKEEEGQGSVLPYSPVAAPVFTKGKTDSRTDCVILRPSRLPVKNSISDPSTILSTVKTTEPLKDQRANIIGNHISYPSPLHLQLRGRADSLKMESRAEVGLTARSSSCSGPSSKLPMQRHSEGVAALSSFGSTAINGDVNQKPTPGAPARANGGRFQGVEGPDATIVVLRRDKNYGPPLVRPPPYALALDVGQKDTTPKSPPLVKAGSLDGAMCWMSDSCRERHHRRLGDTRHKSKHLDDSLDSIPFIDEPSSPSVDLDSSPIPASAVISGAPTVTTIPPSPTSPSSLIRRQLSHDHDSLRLTIIESDSGTKTERSKSYDEGLDNYREEGRGRSLIPGLKSLRKVDRSSEDSGSRGDSSSDVFCDATKEGPLQFKQLSADKNKRVGGGMRPWKQMYAVLRGHYLCLYKDRREGHAHANCQTVEEPLPISIRSCLIDISYSDTKRKNVLRLTTSDCEYLFQAEDREDMLAWIRVIQENGNLDEENAAFTSHDLISRKIREYKTLTSPTSSKTEPSPKSSRQSLSIKHTLLGGKGEPKAPSPHSKPEQDRKSLHKDDTSPPKDKGTWRKGIPGLMRKPFEKKPSPGVTFGVRLDDCPPAQNNKFVPLIVEVCCNLVEERGLEYTGIYRVPGNNAAISNMQEELNNKGMNDIDPRDDKWRDLNVISSLLKSFFRKLPEPLFTNDKYADFIEANRTEDPVERLKVLKRLLHELPAHHYETLKFLSAHLKTVAENSEKNKMEPRNLAIVFGPTLVRTTDDNMTHMVTHMPDQYRIVETLIQNYDWFFTEEGNGEPVTVSREESAVESQPVPNIDHLLTNIGRTGTSQGEVSDSPTSDSAKSKGSWGSAKDPCTRDLLVSSIFAAASRKRRKSKEKPQPSSSDDDLDSVFLKKEIPGQKANAHHLLQTEAQSRLGPKTTLPARAEERKENGKTVELAPKAKREHRKSIFLKGTTPPRHPSPCPSPNIYQSVPQGKSSSSDPPSQFDENTSDLGTMSSGASVPRSRPKKWSAGMSADLPAGAVPGSGGSAGAEVSSITSDYSTTSSITFLTGAESGALSPELHGGEEADDERSELISEGRPMETDSESDFPVFAPDGGNSHSTPRSGQSLEKSELRGEAQGGTAGKLEARRLFPTQRMIECDTLSRRWSLRQKTDSESSVEGLTGGREGNEAKESSTRLSRVLGVIKKGRPASSVSSSPRSEPERHDAAWHLKITERLKFRLRTSADDMFTQKNRTPDARGKKKSIRRRHTMGGQRDFAELAIINDWREQGGVDQAAELSALDRLKPRCSSQDFSIRDWISRDRCRDSVSSVEVAPRAVPEDDHQENQDATAEGPRSPAPPNTQPLPGEHVNGGGLQSKNKGNLGVDPHPHKLSGAQVVRSRFYQYL; encoded by the exons GGCGACCGAGGAACCGCCTGGAGCCAATGGACACCATTTTTGTCAAGCAAGTGAAGGAGGGGGGCCCTGCCCACAGAGCTGGACTCtgcacag GGGATCGGATAGTGAAGGTGAATGGAGAGAGCATCATTGGGAAGACTTACTCCCAAGTGATCGCTTTGATCCAGAACAG CGACGCCTCGCTGGAACTCTGCGTGATGCCAAAGGATGAGGACATTTTGCAGCTG TTTTCCAGGGATATCACTGCTCTG GCGTATTCCCAGGATGCATACCTCAAAGGAAATGAGGCGTACAGCGGAAATGCCCAGAACATCCCGGAACCCCCTCCCATCTGCTACCCTCGGATAGAAGTTAAGGCCGCTGGAATGGCGCAGATGTCGGAGTCTGGGGCAGTCGGCGAGATGCTTCCGGCATCAGCTCAGGGACCAGGAAGGCAAGGTGGAGCCGCGGAAAAGAGTTACCGGGTGGAAATCCCGGTTCCTCCGTCTCCGACAGCCTCTCAGCAGACCCTCAAGTCTCAgggtgctgtgtgtgtctgcagtgagAATTCCAGGACAGCACCCGTGTCTATGGATCCCGTTGAGAGGGGGCCCCGTGTGGCCCGGGCTGGACCCAGCCACAGAACAGAGGAAAACCGGTACAGCCCTCCAGCAGCCTCGGTTAAATCCAAACCATTTATTCCCTCGGTACCCGGTGGCGCCCAGTTGCAGCACCCGTCCTCTCATCCCACAGAAAGCCCTGTCTTCTACCCATCCTCCAGCCTACGGACTGGGTCCATCTTCTCTGACAGGTTATCCTCACCTGTACGATCCAGTATCAACCCCGCCTCTCCAGACGCCTTCTCCAATGATTTGAACCACTACtcaccctctcccccctccacctctcaaCACCAGAACATCGACTGGAAAAACTACACCACCTATAAAGACTACATAGACGCTAAGAGGCTGCACACGTACGGCTGCCGCACCATCCAGGAGCGCCTGGACAGCTTACGTGccgccagcagctccagctctgcgtATTCCCAGCAACGcacgcccccccctcccagcagcagcccgaGAGGAGCGCCGGAATCTCAGGTCAAACGGAGAAGCACCTCCACGGATCGCGGGGTGGAAACAAGCGGCCGCAGCACTGCGAGGGCACCTTTACGTAGCGCCTCCCAGGAGAGGCTCTGGGGCGGGACCGAGAGGACGGTACCGGTTAGGAACTGGCCTCGCAGTGCGTCTGAGGACGCGCTGCCTTTTTCCAGCCCCGTTGGATTCGCCAAACCAAGAGCACGGTCCTGTGACTACCTGGGGAAGCAGCCTGGGGAAGCAGGCGTAGCGTCTGGGGGAGATAGGGCAGGATTTGAGGACAGACTGCGGCTCTTCCGGGGGGAGGAAGCCAGAGTTCCCAGGCAGGGGGCGACTGTGACAGCTTTACCGTACCTTAACAGGAATCTCCctgggaaagaggaagaaggccAGGGAAGTGTTTTACCTTACTCGCCCGTAGCTGCTCCTGTGTTTACTAAAGGTAAAACTGATTCCAGGACGGACTGTGTCATTTTGAGACCATCGCGTCTCCCCGTCAAAAACTCCATCTCAGACCCTTCGACCATCTTATCTACCGTTAAAACCACAGAACCTCTTAAAGACCAAAGAGCAAATATCATCGGCAACCACATCAGCTACCCTTCCCCTCTGCACCTGCAGCTCCGAGGCAGGGCAGACAGTTTGAAGATGGAGAGTCGGGCCGAGGTCGGTTTGACAGCCAGGTCGTCCTCCTGCTCCGGTCCGTCCTCTAAACTGCCCATGCAGAGACACTCGGAAGGCGTGgctgctctttcttcttttggGTCCACCGCCATTAATGGAGACGTCAACCAAAAGCCAACGCCCGGCGCCCCTGCGCGGGCCAACGGTGGGCGTTTTCAGGGTGTCGAAGGACCAGACGCCACCATTGTCGTCCTAAGACGGGATAAAAACTATGGACCTCCCCTCGTGCGCCCTCCGCCCTACGCTCTGGCTCTTGACGTCGGCCAGAAGGACACGACTCCCAAATCGCCCCCTCTGGTGAAGGCTGGCTCTCTAGATGGAGCCATGTGCTGGATGTCAGACAGCTGTAGGGAGAGGCACCACAGAAGGCTCGGGGACACGCGCCACAAGTCCAAACATCTGGACGACTCCCTGGATTCAATCCCCTTCATCG ACGAACCCTCCAGCCCCAGCGTGGACCTGGACAGCAGTCCCATCCCAGCCTCTGCAGTCATATCTGGAGCTCCCACCGTCACCACCATCCCTCCCAGCCCCACGTCTCCATCCTCCCTCATTCGACGCCAGCTGTCGCACGACCACG ACTCTCTCCGTCTCACAATTATTGAGTCAGATTCTGGTACCAAAACAGAGAGGTCCAAGTCGTACGATGAAGGCCTAGATAACTACCGGGAGGAGGGCAGAGG GAGGTCTTTAATACCAGGGCTGAAGAGTCTCCGGAAG GTCGACAGGTCATCAGAGGACTCGGGCTCCAGGGGCGACTCGTCCTCCGACGTCTTCTGCGACGCCACGAAAGAGGGGCCGTTGCAGTTTAAGCAGCTGAGCGCAGACAAGAACAAG CGGGTCGGCGGGGGAATGCGCCCCTGGAAACAGATGTACGCCGTGCTGCGAGGTCACTACCTCTGCCTGTacaaagacaggagggaggggcaCGCGCACGCCAACTGCCAGACGGTGGAGGAGCCGCTGCCCATCAGCATCAGGTCCTGTCTGATCGACATCTCGTACAGCGACACCAAACGCAAGAACGTGCTGCGGCTGACCACCTCGGACTGCGAGTACCTGTTCCAGGCTGAGGACCGCGAGGACATGCTGGCCTGGATCAGGGTCATCCAGGAGAACGGCAACCTGGACGAGGAG AATGCGGCCTTCACCAGCCATGACCTCATCAGCAGGAAGATCAGAGAGTACAAAACCTTGACCAG CCCGACAAGCAGCAAGACGGAACCGTCGCCCAAATCTTCCCGTCAGTCGCTgagcatcaaacacacactgctggggGGCAAAGGAGAGCCCAAAGCCCCAAGTCCACACTCCAAACctgagcaggacaggaagagctTGCACAAAG ATGACACCAGCCCCCCCAAAGACAAAGGAACGTGGAGGAAAGGCATCCCGGGACTGATGAGGAAGCCGTTCGAGAAGAAGCCGTCGCCTGGAGTCACGTTCGGAGTGAGGCTGGACGACTGTCCTCCGGCACAGAACAACAAG TTTGTGCCTCTGATCGTGGAAGTCTGCTGTAACCTGGTGGAGGAGCGGGGGCTGGAGTACACGGGCATCTACAGAGTCCCTGGAAACAACGCTGCCATCTCCAACATGCAGGAGGAGCTCAACAACAAGGGCATGAACGATATCGACCCCCGCGATGAC AAATGGAGAGACCTCAATGTCATCAGCAGCTTACTGAAGTCTTTCTTCAGGAAACTTCCAGAGCCGTTGTTCACCAACG ATAAGTATGCAGATTTTATAGAAGCCAACAGAACCGAGGACCCGGTGGAGAGACTCAAAGTGCTGAAGAGGCTG CTCCACGAGCTGCCAGCGCATCATTACGAGACTCTCAagttcctctcagctcatcTGAAAACTGTGGCTGAAAACTCGGAGAAGAACAAG atgGAGCCGAGAAACCTGGCGATCGTGTTCGGTCCCACGCTGGTGCGCACCACAGACGACAACATGACCCACATGGTGACACACATGCCGGACCAGTACAGGATAGTGGAGACGCTGATCCAGAAT tACGACTGGTTTTTCACAGAAGAGGGGAACGGAGAACCTGTG ACCGTGTCCCGGGAAGAGAGCGCCGTGGAGTCCCAGCCCGTGCCCAACATCGATCACCTGTTGACCAACATCGGCCGTACGGGGACGTCGCAGGGTGAAGTGTCAG ATTCACCCACTAGCGACTCTGCTAAATCAAAG GGTTCCTGGGGTTCGGCGAAGGATCCGTGCACCCGAGACCTCCTGGTCTCCTCCATATTTGCGGCAGCCAGCCGCAAGAGAAGGAAGTCGAAGGAGAAACCGCAGCCCAGCAGCTCGGACGACGATCTGGACTCTGTGTTCCTCAAGAAGGAGATCCCAGGTCAGAAGGCCAAcgcccaccacctcctccagacaGAAGCTCAGAGTCGGCTCGGTCCCAAAACGACACTGCCGGCACGAgctgaagagaggaaggagaatggAAAAACCGTGGAACTCGCTCCTAAAGCCAAGAGAGAACATCGAAAGTCCATTTTCCTGAAGGGCACGACACCGCCCAGACACCCTTCGCCTTGCCCCTCCCCAAATATCTACCAGTCGGTCCCTCAGGGGaagtcctcctcctcagatccACCGTCTCAGTTTGACGAGAACACGTCCGATCTGGGGACCATGAGCTCTGGAGCGTCGGTGCCGCGCTCAAGACCCAAAAAGTGGAGCGCAGGAATGTCCGCTGACCTCCCTGCTGGAGCGGTCCCGGGCTCAGGGGGATCTGCCGGGGCAGAAGTGAGCTCCATCACCTCCGACtactccaccacctcctccatcacattCTTGACGGGGGCGGAGTCCGGCGCGCTCAGCCCAGAGCTGCACGGCGGGGAGGAGGCGGACGACGAACGCAGCGAGCTCATTAGCGAGGGACGGCCCATGGAGACGGACAGCGAAAGCGACTTCCCGGTTTTCGCCCCCGACGGCGGAAACAGCCATTCCACCCCTCGTTCGGGGCAGAGCCTGGAGAAGAGCGAACTACGAGGAGAAGCGCAGGGGGGCACCGCCGGGAAGCTGGAAGCCCGGCGCCTTTTCCCGACGCAGAGGATGATCGAGtgcgacaccctctccagacgGTGGTCCCTgagacagaaaacagacagCGAATCCTCGGTGGAGGGTCTGAccgggggcagagagggcaacGAGGCCAAGGAGTCCTCCACGCGGCTGTCCCGGGTCCTGGGGGTTATCAAGAAGGGGCGGCCCGCGAGCAGCGTGAGCTCGTCCCCGCGCAGCGAGCCCGAGCGTCACGACGCAGCCTGGCACCTTAAGATCACCGAGCGGCTCAAATTCAGGCTCCGCACGTCCGCCGATGACATGTTCACCCAGAAGAATCGGACTCCGGACGCTCGCGGGAAGAAGAAAAGCATCCGGCGGAGGCACACGATGGGGGGCCAGCGGGACTTTGCGGAGTTGGCGATCATCAACGACTGGCgggagcagggcggcgtggaccAGGCAGCCGAGCTGTCGGCGCTGGACCGCCTCAAGCCCCGGTGTTCCTCCCAGGACTTCTCCATCCGGGACTGGATCTCCAGGGACCGCTGCAGGGACTCGGTCTCCAGCGTAGAGGTGGCGCCCAGAGCCGTTCCCGAGGACGACCATCAAGAGAACCAGGACGCCACAGCGGAGGGACCACGGAGTCCTGCGCCCCCCAACACGCAGCCGCTACCGGGGGAACACGTCAATGGCGGCGGACTGCAGAGTAAAAACAAAGGCAACCTCGGGGTCGACCCTCATCCGCACAAACTGTCCGGGGCACAAGTGGTCCGCTCCAGGTTTTACCAGTATCTGTGA